Proteins from a single region of Styela clava chromosome 1, kaStyClav1.hap1.2, whole genome shotgun sequence:
- the LOC144424508 gene encoding uncharacterized protein LOC144424508, with translation MEPEKHDVKQSYKTGRGGTTFKHILSDEEAWYTKGIAPRFELPTRMGKSLTLTLGRRNGKESFHILYTIRKQEPQSARMQVLSGSARVPMLSSAGQSPSSFRSRYLGGRTRVFSNKHNKTKHR, from the exons ATGGAGCCGGAGAAACATGACGTCAAACAATCTTATAAAACTGGAAGAGGAGGGACTACTTTCAAGCATATTCTATCGGACGAGGAAGCGTGGTATACTAAAGGGATAGCGCCCAGATTTGAACTACCTACGAGGATGGGAAAA AGCTTGACGTTGACGCTTGGCCGGAGAAATGGAAAAGAGAGTTTCCATATATTATACACGATAAGAAAACAGGAACCGCAATCTGCAC GTATGCAAGTACTTAGCGGCAGCGCCCGAGTACCCATGCTTTCAAGTGCTGGGCAAAGTCCTTCAAGTTTTCGCAGCCGGTACCTCGGGGGCCGAACGAGGGTTTTCtccaataaacataataagacGAAACACAGGTAA
- the LOC120325473 gene encoding uncharacterized protein LOC120325473, translating to MKIFLTACLCFMFVARGYAIQCYTCINCRDAKNLVASQLVNCSSSFMTCQKTSINDVVTRTCGVSTTTGCNKVTLATITTETCSCKGDKCNGAGTVKSSIIVGSVISLLVAKFLL from the exons ATGAAGATATTCTTGACTGCATGCTTGTGCTTCATGTTCGTCGCGAGAG GTTACGCGATTCAATGCTACACTTGTATTAACTGTCGCGATGCCAAAAATCTAGTTGCTTCTCAACTCGTGAACTGCTCTAGCTCATTCATGACGTGTCAAAAGACTTCCATAAACG acGTTGTTACACGAACTTGTGGAGTCTCAACTACTACCGGATGCAATAAAGTCACTCTTGCTACTATAACCACGGAAACTTGCAGCTGCAAAGGGG aTAAATGCAACGGAGCTGGAACCGTGAAATCGAGCATCATAGTTGGATCCGTTATCAGCCTCCTTGTTGCTAAATTTCTTCTTTAG
- the LOC144428778 gene encoding uncharacterized protein LOC144428778 has protein sequence MKLLLIACFCYMLVKTGYAIQCYACISCNAFVINLAASPMMIFSSLFATCHTRSVNDVVTQTCGYLTTTGCNSHMRTCICQKYACNGPDTTAAATTLTSEPTTTPITELIKSLTSKPTTTPITELIKSGAGTIKSSIIVGSVISLLVARFIV, from the exons atgaaattaCTGTTGATTGCATGCTTCTGCTACATGCTCGTCAAGACAG GTTACGCGATTCAATGCTATGCTTGTATTTCCTGCAACGCTTTCGTCATAAACCTTGCTGCTTCACCAATGATGATCTTTTCTAGCTTATTCGCGACTTGTCACACAAGATCTGTAAATG ACGTTGTTACACAAACTTGTGGATACCTTACCACTACCGGCTGCAATAGTCATATGCGCACTTGCATTTGCCAAAAGT ATGCATGTAACGGACCCGATACAACCGCTGCAGCAACAACTTTGACCTCTGAACCCACCACCACTCCGATCACTGAACTCATCAAATCTTTGACCTCTAAACCCACCACCACTCCGATCACTGAACTCATCAAATCAGGCGCTGGAACCATCAAATCAAGCATCATAGTTGGATCCGTTATCAGCCTCCTCGTTGCTAGGTTTATTGTTTAG
- the LOC120341492 gene encoding fatty acyl-CoA hydrolase precursor, medium chain-like, with the protein MSQDCPTLQIKDGKLKGFMSQADDPSAVPVYNYLNIPFGKPPTGKRRFLAPEKSEPWDGILDATKPTHHPPQDNEIGHMYADYLPMKDTLGAPTERQSEDCLRLNVFTPSVEKSSKLAVMVWIVGGGYMRGMAGIYDGVALSGMNNVVIVSPNYRANALGFLSLGKNSKVPGNNALRDIILALEWVRDNIESFGGDPSNVTIFGESAGGVMTELLMMSPLSRDLIHKAISMSGSPLAPTVFGGGEATREVLLKALNINASEPDAILEKLQEVPVDVLIEVQKKFYGPYAFQPIVDGHVITDTPENISSTGQRHKIPFLTGVCDSECAGILAFVLPPRYIEGSSKEEVKAVFEEAFKLRHPNTACDKVVDRLMAAYSDVAADNDKYKYSRIYAEMAGDSIFVVPAIVSATAHSAMQCPTYFYYITKPIEFNHSESNGPGIKNKLDFVKCDHGDIPYYIWGVPFVKGELPGGAWFTEKDAEFSRLAMKYFTNFAKTGNPNKGSDVSVEWPVFDPVSKRHLVLDDEPKADQNLHADKVKLYTVDFPKIVAEHSK; encoded by the exons ATGTCGCAAGATTGCCCAACGCTTCAAATAAAGGACGGTAAACTCAAAGGATTCATGAGCCAGGCAGACGATCCTTCAGCAGTTCCGGTTtacaattatttaaatataccaTTCGGGAAACCCCCAACAGGGAAAAGAAGATTTCTAGCTCCGGAAAA ATCCGAACCATGGGACGGAATATTAGACGCCACGAAGCCTACCCATCATCCACCACAAGACAACGAGATAGGTCACATGTACGCGGATTATCTTCCAATGAAAGATACCCTAGGTGCGCCAACTGAAAGACAATCAGAAGATTGCCTTCGACTGAATGTTTTTACGCCATCAGTGGAAAAATCATCAAAACTGGCG GTTATGGTTTGGATAGTTGGTGGTGGCTACATGCGAGGTATGGCAGGAATATATGACGGTGTTGCATTATCAGGAATGAATAACGTGGTCATTGTTTCACCGAACTACAGAGCAAACGCATTAGGATTTTTATCGCTTGGAAAAAACAGCAAAGTACCAGGAAACAACGCTCTTAGAGATATTATTCTTGCTTTGGA ATGGGTCCGAGACAATATAGAATCTTTTGGTGGCGATCCCAGCAACGTCACAATATTTGGTGAAAGTGCCGGAGGAGTGATGACGGAATTGTTGATGATGTCACCACTGTCCCGTGATCTGATTCACAAAGCGATATCAATGAGCGGATCCCCTCTTGCTCCAA CTGTCTTCGGAGGAGGCGAGGCCACAAGAGAAGTCTTGCTTAAAGCACTTAACATTAATGCCAGCGAGCCCGACGCTATATTGGAAAAACTTCAAGAGGTTCCAGTGGATGTTTTAATCGAAGTACAGAAGAAATTTTAC GGCCCATATGCATTCCAACCAATTGTTGATGGGCACGTTATAACGGATACACCAGAAAACATTTCAAGTACTGGACAGCGCCACAAAATACCTTTTTTAACGGGGGTTTGTGACTCTGAATGTGCCGGAATTTTAGCTTTTGTACTGCCCCCGCGCTATATAGAAGGAAGTAGCAAAGAAGAAGTCAAAGCAGTATTTGAGGAAGCTTTTAAATTGAGACATCCG AATACTGCATGTGATAAAGTTGTGGATCGACTCATGGCTGCATATTCTGATGTAGCGGCCGACAACGACAAATACAAGTACAGTAGAATATACGCTGAAATGGCGGGTGATTCGATTTTTGTTGTTCCAGCGATTGTATCGGCCACAGCACATTCAg cTATGCAGTGTCCAACTTACTTTTACTACATCACAAAACCAATTGAATTCAACCATTCGGAATCGAACGGACCAGGAATCAAAAACAAGTTGGATTTTGTTAAATGCGATCACGGTGACATTCCTTATTATATATGGGGTGTCCCGTTCGTAAAAGGCGAACTCCCAGGTGGTGCCTGGTTTACAGAAAAGGATGCTGAATTCAGCCGCTTGGcgatgaaatattttacaaattttgcaaaaacagG aaaTCCAAACAAGGGATCTGATGTTTCCGTTGAATGGCCTGTATTTGATCCTGTTTCCAAACGTCACCTAGTGTTAGATGATGAACCGAAAGCTGACCAGAACCTACACGCAGACAAAGTTAAACTCTACACTGTAGATTTTCCAAAGATAGTTGCTGAGCACtcgaaataa